A stretch of the Oceanicola sp. D3 genome encodes the following:
- a CDS encoding NADPH-dependent 2,4-dienoyl-CoA reductase, with translation MTSYPHLLKPLELGHVTLPNRVLMGSMHTGLEETGDWARVAAFYAARASAGLIVTGGMAPNREGGVFPGAAGLYTPQDIANHRSVTDAVHANGGRIAMQILHAGRYAYGPDCVAPSPIKSPISPFPPKELDEEGIEKQIADIATAAARAREAGYDGVEVMGSEGYFLNQFIVKHTNKREDRWGGSYENRIRLPIEVVKRVREAVGPDFIVIYRLSMIDLVPNGSTTEEVIQLAQEIEKAGASIFNTGIGWHEARIPTIATSVPRRAFAWVTQKLMGHVGIPVITSNRINTPEVGEAVLAEGCADMVSMARPFLADADFVQKAAAGEADTIAPCIACNQACLDHTFSGKMTTCLVNPRACHETELQITPTDTPKSIAVVGAGPAGLAAALTADERGHKVTLFDAANQIGGQLNMARVIPGKEEFHGLVDWYQTMVERSGITLHLNTEATPEALAPFDEVIIATGVSPRDPQIPGQDGPNVLSYIDVLRGKAPVGKRVAIIGAGGIGFDVADYLAHPGDSPTEHLPEWMEMWGVADPATHRGGLAPEGPQPLAPAREITLLQRKDERPGKRLGKTTGWIHRAALKMAKVKMLGGISYEQITPEGLHVTQNGEHKLIEADTIVLCAGQVSRRDLLEELEASGKPIHVIGGADVAAELDAKRAINQGTRLATAL, from the coding sequence ATGACTAGCTACCCCCACCTGCTCAAGCCGCTGGAGCTTGGCCACGTGACCCTGCCCAACCGCGTGCTGATGGGCTCCATGCACACCGGGCTGGAAGAAACCGGCGATTGGGCCCGCGTCGCCGCCTTCTACGCCGCCCGCGCCTCCGCCGGGTTGATCGTTACCGGTGGCATGGCCCCCAACCGCGAGGGCGGGGTGTTTCCCGGCGCGGCGGGCCTCTACACACCCCAAGACATCGCCAACCACCGCTCCGTCACCGATGCGGTGCACGCCAACGGTGGGCGCATCGCCATGCAGATACTCCACGCCGGGCGCTACGCCTACGGCCCCGATTGCGTCGCCCCCTCCCCGATCAAATCCCCCATCTCCCCCTTCCCCCCCAAAGAGCTGGATGAAGAGGGCATCGAAAAGCAGATCGCCGATATCGCCACCGCCGCCGCCCGCGCCCGCGAGGCAGGCTATGATGGCGTCGAGGTGATGGGCTCCGAGGGCTATTTCCTCAACCAGTTCATCGTGAAGCACACCAACAAGCGCGAAGATCGATGGGGCGGCTCCTACGAAAACCGCATTCGCCTGCCCATCGAGGTCGTCAAACGCGTCCGCGAGGCCGTCGGCCCCGACTTCATCGTCATCTACCGCCTCTCAATGATCGACCTCGTGCCCAATGGCTCCACCACCGAAGAGGTCATCCAGCTCGCGCAGGAAATCGAGAAGGCCGGCGCTTCGATCTTCAACACCGGCATCGGCTGGCACGAGGCCCGCATCCCCACCATCGCAACCTCCGTCCCCCGCCGCGCCTTCGCATGGGTCACGCAAAAGCTGATGGGCCACGTGGGCATCCCGGTCATCACCTCCAACCGCATCAACACGCCTGAAGTTGGCGAGGCGGTGCTGGCCGAGGGCTGCGCCGATATGGTCTCCATGGCCCGCCCCTTCCTTGCAGACGCTGACTTCGTGCAGAAGGCCGCCGCAGGCGAGGCCGATACCATCGCCCCCTGTATCGCCTGCAATCAGGCCTGCCTCGATCACACCTTTTCGGGCAAGATGACCACCTGCCTCGTCAACCCGCGCGCCTGCCACGAGACCGAGCTTCAGATCACCCCCACCGACACGCCCAAGAGCATCGCCGTGGTCGGCGCAGGCCCCGCCGGCCTCGCCGCCGCCCTCACGGCAGACGAACGCGGCCACAAGGTCACCCTGTTTGACGCCGCAAACCAGATCGGCGGCCAGCTCAACATGGCCCGCGTGATCCCCGGCAAGGAAGAGTTTCACGGGCTGGTCGACTGGTATCAAACCATGGTCGAGCGCTCGGGCATCACCCTGCACCTCAACACCGAGGCCACGCCAGAGGCCCTCGCCCCCTTCGACGAGGTCATCATCGCCACCGGTGTCTCCCCCCGCGATCCGCAGATCCCCGGGCAAGACGGCCCCAATGTGCTCTCCTACATCGACGTGCTGCGCGGCAAGGCCCCCGTGGGCAAGCGCGTCGCGATCATCGGCGCCGGCGGCATCGGCTTCGACGTGGCCGACTATCTCGCCCACCCCGGCGACAGCCCCACCGAGCACCTACCGGAATGGATGGAAATGTGGGGCGTGGCAGACCCGGCCACCCACCGCGGCGGCCTCGCCCCCGAAGGCCCCCAGCCCCTCGCCCCGGCGCGTGAAATCACCCTGCTCCAACGCAAAGACGAACGCCCCGGCAAGCGGCTGGGCAAAACCACCGGCTGGATTCACCGCGCCGCGCTGAAAATGGCCAAGGTGAAGATGCTCGGCGGCATCAGCTACGAGCAGATCACCCCCGAAGGCCTCCACGTCACCCAGAACGGCGAACACAAGCTGATCGAGGCCGATACCATCGTGCTTTGCGCCGGGCAGGTGAGCCGCCGTGATCTGCTGGAGGAGCTCGAAGCATCGGGCAAACCCATCCATGTCATCGGCGGGGCCGACGTGGCCGCCGAGCTTGATGCCAAGCGCGCCATCAATCAGGGCACACGGCTGGCCACCGCTCTTTGA
- a CDS encoding 2-hydroxyacid dehydrogenase: MSKVIAIGNYSESDLARMKETFDPVFVAETTDLGSLDEATRAGIVAAGFKGHKPFGPEAMDLLPNLGVIANFGVGYDSINVAAASERDIRVTNTPDVLNDDVADLAVAMLLMCGREMEHASKWARSGSWAAKGEYRLNRKVSGGTAGILGLGRIGRDIADRLAAFKMDLHYWSRSEKETPGWTYHDSPTALAAAVDYLIVATVGGKATENIVSAEVLEALGPRGILINISRGSTVDEEALFAALESGGIYGAGLDVFVNEPKIDPRFYDFPNVVIQPHQGSGTVETRAAMAQLQRDNISAFLAGNDLLTPVN; encoded by the coding sequence ATGAGCAAGGTGATCGCAATCGGGAATTACAGCGAGTCTGATCTGGCCCGAATGAAAGAGACGTTCGACCCGGTTTTCGTGGCCGAAACGACCGACCTTGGCAGCCTCGATGAGGCCACCCGGGCCGGGATCGTGGCGGCCGGGTTCAAGGGGCACAAGCCGTTTGGGCCCGAGGCGATGGACCTGCTGCCGAACCTCGGTGTCATCGCCAACTTCGGAGTTGGTTACGACAGTATTAACGTAGCGGCCGCTTCGGAGCGCGATATCCGTGTGACCAACACGCCCGATGTGCTCAACGATGACGTGGCAGACCTTGCCGTGGCGATGCTGTTGATGTGCGGGCGCGAGATGGAGCATGCGAGCAAGTGGGCGCGCTCCGGATCATGGGCCGCAAAGGGTGAATATCGGCTGAACCGCAAGGTCAGCGGTGGCACGGCGGGCATTTTGGGCCTTGGGCGGATCGGGCGCGATATTGCCGACCGGCTGGCGGCTTTCAAGATGGATCTGCACTACTGGAGCCGCTCCGAAAAGGAGACGCCCGGCTGGACCTATCACGACAGCCCGACCGCGCTTGCGGCGGCGGTGGACTACCTCATCGTGGCGACGGTGGGCGGCAAGGCGACGGAAAATATCGTTTCGGCAGAGGTGCTTGAGGCCCTCGGGCCGCGGGGCATCCTTATCAACATCTCGCGCGGGTCGACGGTGGATGAGGAGGCGCTTTTTGCGGCTCTGGAATCTGGCGGGATCTATGGGGCGGGGCTGGATGTGTTTGTGAACGAGCCGAAGATCGACCCCCGGTTTTATGACTTCCCGAACGTGGTGATCCAGCCGCACCAGGGCTCCGGCACGGTGGAAACACGGGCGGCGATGGCGCAGCTTCAGCGCGACAATATCAGCGCTTTTCTGGCCGGAAACGACCTGCTGACGCCGGTGAACTGA
- a CDS encoding phosphogluconate dehydrogenase C-terminal domain-containing protein, translating into MTKVALLGAGGKMGVRLAQNLKPTRFEIDHIEVSEAGRKRLLDEVGVEAVTDGDNAISDADVVLMAVPDRLIGKIAHGFVDKLKPGAAVIVLDAAAPYAGEMPEREDVTYFCSHPCHPHILEVQATEAAQKDYFGGIDAPQGIVCALIQGPEEHYELCEEIAKIIYAPVARCHRCTLENIAVLEPALSETVAATMCMALREATDKAVSMGVPEAAAHDFVLGHLKIELAIAFGIFPEGKFSDGALMAIDQAKSVIFKEDWVEQVFSLEAVKKSVQDICAG; encoded by the coding sequence ATGACGAAGGTTGCTTTGCTCGGTGCGGGCGGAAAGATGGGTGTGCGGCTGGCGCAGAACCTGAAGCCGACACGGTTTGAGATTGACCATATCGAGGTGTCCGAGGCGGGCCGCAAGCGGCTGCTTGACGAGGTAGGCGTTGAGGCGGTGACCGATGGGGACAACGCGATTTCTGATGCCGATGTGGTGCTGATGGCGGTGCCGGACCGGCTCATCGGCAAGATCGCGCATGGGTTTGTCGACAAGCTGAAGCCCGGTGCGGCGGTGATCGTGCTGGATGCGGCGGCGCCCTATGCGGGCGAGATGCCGGAGCGGGAGGATGTGACCTATTTCTGCAGCCATCCGTGCCACCCGCATATCCTTGAAGTGCAGGCGACGGAGGCGGCGCAGAAGGACTACTTCGGCGGGATCGACGCGCCGCAGGGGATTGTTTGCGCGCTGATTCAGGGGCCGGAGGAGCATTATGAGCTGTGCGAGGAGATCGCCAAGATCATCTATGCGCCGGTTGCGCGGTGCCATCGTTGCACGCTGGAAAACATCGCGGTGCTGGAGCCTGCGCTGAGCGAAACCGTGGCGGCGACGATGTGCATGGCGCTGCGGGAGGCCACCGACAAGGCGGTGTCCATGGGGGTGCCGGAGGCGGCGGCGCATGACTTTGTGTTGGGGCACTTGAAGATCGAGCTGGCGATTGCCTTTGGGATTTTTCCGGAAGGGAAGTTTAGCGACGGCGCTCTGATGGCGATTGATCAGGCCAAGAGCGTGATTTTCAAGGAGGACTGGGTGGAGCAGGTCTTTTCACTGGAGGCAGTGAAGAAGTCTGTTCAGGACATCTGCGCGGGGTGA
- a CDS encoding four-carbon acid sugar kinase family protein → MSLPGGILIGWVGDDFTGSAASMEVLEFAGVPSVLFLDVPSEAQLARFPGVRAVGVATTARSHSPAWMERELPGVFRFLTETGARVVHYKTCSTLDSAPEVGSIGKAIDLGAEVVRGPFIPCLLAAPKMRRYQAFGHLFASGPGGVFRLDRHPVMARHPVTPMDESDVAEHLGKQTAKSFGLVSLEDLEATPEAEVWSFDAMTDAHMGVVGRRMWDASPALAVGSQGVEYALVEHWRAQGWIGAEDRVESAGPVERMLAVSGSVSPVTAAQIAWAEAHGFEGIELDAAAAVRGEEAGVYEAAIAALNAGRDPLIYTAKGPDDPAVARLRAAVPAGGMEEANARIGAALGKVLARLLRQTGLKRAVISGGDTSGHASRELGLFAFTALAPTIPGAALLQAHSEDEDLAGLQLALKGGQMGSDDYFGWIKRGGGAAGGE, encoded by the coding sequence GTGAGCCTGCCGGGGGGCATTTTGATCGGCTGGGTGGGGGATGACTTCACCGGCTCGGCGGCCAGCATGGAGGTGCTGGAGTTTGCCGGGGTGCCCTCAGTGCTGTTTTTGGACGTGCCGAGTGAGGCGCAATTGGCGCGGTTTCCCGGCGTGCGGGCGGTGGGCGTGGCAACCACGGCGCGCTCGCATTCGCCTGCGTGGATGGAGCGGGAGTTGCCGGGGGTGTTCCGGTTTTTGACCGAAACGGGCGCGCGGGTGGTGCATTACAAGACCTGCTCCACGCTGGATTCCGCCCCCGAGGTGGGCTCGATCGGCAAGGCGATTGATTTGGGCGCAGAGGTGGTGCGGGGGCCGTTCATCCCTTGCCTTTTGGCCGCGCCGAAGATGCGGCGGTATCAGGCGTTCGGTCACTTGTTCGCAAGCGGGCCGGGGGGCGTTTTTCGGCTGGACCGGCACCCGGTGATGGCGCGCCATCCGGTGACGCCGATGGATGAGAGCGATGTGGCGGAGCATCTGGGCAAGCAGACGGCGAAGAGCTTTGGCTTGGTTTCGCTGGAGGATCTGGAGGCCACGCCGGAGGCTGAGGTGTGGTCGTTCGATGCGATGACGGATGCGCATATGGGCGTGGTCGGGCGGCGGATGTGGGATGCCTCGCCAGCGCTCGCCGTGGGCTCGCAGGGGGTGGAATACGCGCTGGTGGAGCACTGGCGCGCGCAGGGGTGGATTGGCGCAGAAGACCGGGTTGAGAGCGCGGGACCGGTGGAGCGGATGCTGGCGGTGTCGGGCTCGGTTTCGCCCGTCACGGCGGCGCAGATCGCCTGGGCTGAGGCGCATGGATTTGAGGGGATCGAGCTGGATGCGGCGGCGGCTGTACGGGGCGAGGAAGCCGGCGTTTACGAGGCGGCGATTGCGGCGCTCAACGCGGGGCGCGACCCGTTGATCTACACGGCGAAGGGGCCGGATGACCCGGCGGTGGCGCGGCTGCGGGCGGCTGTGCCTGCTGGCGGGATGGAAGAGGCCAATGCGCGGATCGGGGCGGCTTTGGGTAAGGTTCTGGCGCGCCTGTTGCGGCAGACCGGGCTGAAGCGTGCGGTGATTTCGGGCGGCGATACAAGCGGCCATGCGAGCCGGGAGTTGGGGCTGTTTGCCTTTACTGCACTGGCCCCGACGATCCCCGGTGCTGCGCTGCTGCAGGCGCATTCGGAGGATGAGGATTTGGCCGGGCTGCAACTGGCGCTGAAGGGCGGGCAGATGGGCTCGGACGATTATTTTGGATGGATCAAACGCGGCGGTGGTGCCGCAGGAGGAGAATGA
- a CDS encoding ribulose-bisphosphate carboxylase large subunit family protein — MSERIEADYLIETPVEPEKAAAAMAGEQSSGTFVAVPGETPELRERSAARVEALEIVGEVGEPSLGGGLTGERYTRAKVTLSWPLATLGPDLPNLVATVAGNLFELRQFSGLRLCDIRLPRAFGDAYPGPKFGIAGTRAMAGVENGPLIGTIVKPSVGLTAEDTAALAGDLAAAGIDFIKDDELQADGPNCPFDDRARAVMGVLNEHAERTGKRVMYAFNLTGEVDDMRRRHDLLIELGASCAMVSLNSVGLSGLLALTRHSDLPIHAHRNGWGYLSRAEMLGWDYPAWSKLWRLAGADHMHVNGLRNKFSEGDDSVVASALSVGTPLWEDKPCVAMPVFSSGQTAVQAAETYARVGHADCIHAAGGGIMAHPGGPAEGVASLRQAWEAAVAGVPAAEYAATRPALAGALEAFG; from the coding sequence ATGAGTGAACGCATCGAAGCCGACTATCTGATCGAAACCCCGGTCGAGCCGGAAAAGGCCGCTGCCGCAATGGCGGGCGAGCAATCTTCTGGCACCTTCGTGGCTGTTCCGGGCGAGACACCGGAGCTGCGCGAGCGTTCGGCGGCGCGGGTGGAGGCGCTGGAGATTGTTGGCGAGGTAGGTGAGCCATCGCTGGGCGGCGGGCTGACAGGAGAGCGCTACACGCGGGCGAAGGTGACGCTCTCGTGGCCGCTTGCAACACTGGGGCCGGACCTGCCGAACCTTGTGGCGACGGTGGCGGGCAATCTCTTTGAGTTGCGTCAGTTCTCGGGGCTGAGGCTGTGCGACATTCGCCTGCCGCGCGCCTTTGGTGACGCCTACCCGGGGCCGAAGTTCGGGATCGCGGGCACGCGGGCGATGGCGGGGGTAGAAAACGGGCCGCTGATTGGCACCATCGTCAAGCCCTCGGTAGGGCTGACGGCGGAAGACACCGCCGCGCTGGCAGGGGATCTGGCGGCGGCGGGGATCGACTTTATCAAAGATGACGAGCTGCAGGCGGACGGGCCGAACTGCCCGTTCGACGACCGCGCCCGCGCGGTGATGGGCGTGTTGAACGAGCATGCCGAGCGCACCGGCAAGCGGGTGATGTATGCCTTCAACCTCACCGGCGAGGTGGATGATATGCGCCGCCGCCATGACCTGCTTATCGAGTTGGGCGCCAGTTGCGCGATGGTGAGCCTCAACTCGGTTGGCCTCTCCGGCTTGCTGGCGCTCACCCGCCATTCTGACCTGCCGATCCATGCTCATCGCAACGGCTGGGGTTACCTGAGCCGGGCGGAGATGCTGGGCTGGGATTATCCGGCTTGGAGCAAGCTGTGGCGGCTGGCCGGCGCGGACCACATGCATGTGAACGGGCTGCGCAACAAGTTCTCGGAAGGCGATGACAGCGTGGTGGCTTCGGCCCTATCGGTTGGCACACCGCTTTGGGAAGACAAGCCCTGCGTGGCGATGCCGGTGTTCTCCTCGGGGCAGACGGCGGTGCAGGCGGCGGAGACCTATGCGCGGGTCGGCCATGCCGATTGCATCCATGCGGCGGGCGGCGGGATCATGGCGCATCCGGGCGGCCCGGCGGAAGGGGTGGCCTCGCTGCGGCAAGCCTGGGAGGCGGCTGTTGCTGGCGTTCCGGCGGCGGAGTATGCGGCCACGCGGCCCGCGTTGGCGGGCGCGTTGGAGGCCTTCGGGTGA
- the nanR gene encoding transcriptional regulator NanR, producing MSLPDHDRSAGIKPRKLADEVQERLLRLIRAEGLGPGDALPSERELMTRYEIGRPAIREAMQALQHRGIIEIRHGGRPRVAEPSLDGLIGQLGTGVQHLLAHTSSMDHLKEARAALEAEMARIAARRRNEADIGALEALLAAQEFATEEPERFLEIDGKFHRRIAAISANPIFETLAAGIFDWMRDFHVEGVRKVGLEALTVTEHRAILDAIIAADPEAAAQAMRDHLERANALYHQDHFQ from the coding sequence ATGAGTTTACCAGATCACGATAGATCCGCCGGTATCAAACCGCGCAAGCTGGCCGACGAGGTGCAGGAGCGGCTGCTTCGGCTCATTCGCGCGGAGGGCCTTGGCCCCGGCGATGCGCTGCCCTCGGAGCGCGAGCTGATGACGCGCTACGAGATTGGCCGCCCGGCGATCCGCGAGGCGATGCAGGCGTTGCAGCACCGCGGCATCATCGAAATCCGCCACGGCGGGCGCCCGCGTGTGGCAGAGCCTTCGCTTGACGGGCTGATCGGCCAGCTCGGCACCGGTGTTCAGCACCTGCTGGCCCATACCTCCTCGATGGACCACCTCAAGGAGGCCCGCGCCGCGCTGGAGGCCGAGATGGCCCGCATTGCCGCCCGCCGCCGCAACGAGGCAGACATCGGCGCGCTGGAGGCCCTGCTCGCGGCGCAGGAATTTGCCACGGAGGAGCCCGAGCGCTTCCTCGAAATCGACGGCAAGTTTCATCGTCGTATCGCCGCCATTTCTGCCAACCCGATCTTCGAGACCCTCGCCGCCGGGATCTTTGACTGGATGCGCGACTTCCACGTGGAAGGGGTGCGCAAGGTGGGGCTTGAGGCGCTGACGGTGACAGAGCACCGCGCGATCCTCGACGCGATCATCGCCGCCGATCCGGAAGCCGCTGCCCAAGCGATGCGCGACCATCTGGAGCGGGCAAACGCACTTTATCATCAGGATCACTTCCAATGA